In one window of Gopherus evgoodei ecotype Sinaloan lineage chromosome 9, rGopEvg1_v1.p, whole genome shotgun sequence DNA:
- the LOC115657895 gene encoding diacylglycerol O-acyltransferase 2-like, whose amino-acid sequence MKTIIAAYSQNRSGSRASIQAALHTLLTVPWPSQREFRACIQLLAVLQWVLSFLLMGIIFLFLLVYLVFTSLWPVSALYFAWVIFDWDAPEQGGRRSAWVRNWPVWKHFRDYFPVQLVKTHSLLPSHNYIIGAHPHGILCVGAFCNFITESTGFSEKFPGIRPFLATLAGNFRLPVFREYLMSGGLCPVTRRAIGYLLSQNGSGNAVAIVIGGAAESLSCQPGVTTLILKNRKGFVRMALQHGAHLVPAFSFGENNLFRQVVFEEGSWMRGIQQRFQKLVGFAPCVFYGRGLTSIHSRGFLPYPKPITTVIGEPVTVPRIQEPSHETVDLYHAMYIRSLLKLFNDHKAKYGLSETDELRIL is encoded by the exons ATGAAAACAATTATTGCAGCTTATTCCCAAAATCGTAGTG GGAGCCGTGCCAGCATTCAGGCCGCCCTGCATACTCTGCTAACCGTGCCCTGGCCCTCGCAGCGGGAGTTCCGAGCATGCATCCAGCTCCTCGCAGTTCTGCAGTGGGTCCTCAGCTTCTTGCTGATGG GAATCATCTTCCTGTTTCTCCTCGTCTATTTGGTTTTCACCAGTTTGTGGCCAGTTTCTGCTCTATACTTTGCCTGGGTAATCTTTGACTGGGATGCACCGGAGCAAG GTGGGAGGAGGTCGGCATGGGTGCGAAACTGGCCTGTCTGGAAGCATTTCCGAGATTATTTCCCTGTTCAG TTAGTGAAGACTCACAGCCTCCTCCCCAGTCACAATTATATCATTGGCGCACACCCCCATGGGATCCTCTGCGTTGGGGCCTTTTGCAACTTCATCACCGAGTCCACTGGCTTCTCTGAGAAGTTCCCTGGCATCAGACCCTTCCTGGCCACACTGGCTGGCAACTTCCGGCTGCCTGTCTTCCGGGAGTACCTGATGAGTGGGG GCCTGTGCCCTGTGACGCGCCGGGCCATAGGGTACCTGCTCTCTCAGAATGGCAGTGGGAACGCTGTGGCCATCGTGATTGGAGGTGCGGCTGAGTCGCTGTCTTGCCAGCCAGGAGTCACCACATTAATCCTCAAAAACCGCAAAGGCTTTGTTCGGATGGCGCTGCAGCATGG GGCACACCTGGTTCCTGCCTTCTCCTTTGGTGAGAACAACCTCTTCCGGCAGGTGGTTTTTGAAGAGGGCAGCTGGATGAGGGGCATTCAGCAGAGGTTCCAGAAGCTGGTGGGCTTTGCTCCCTGCGTCTTCTATGGACGGGGTTTAACCTCTATCCATTCCCGAGGCTTCTTGCCCTACCCGAAGCCTATCACCACTGTCA TAGGAGAACCTGTGACGGTGCCCAGGATCCAGGAGCCTAGCCACGAGACGGTGGATCTGTACCATGCTATGTACATCCGCTCCCTGCTCAAACTCTTCAATGACCACAAAGCCAAGTATGGCCTGTCGGAGACGGACGAGCTGAGGATCTTGTGA
- the IGBP1 gene encoding immunoglobulin-binding protein 1 isoform X1 produces MAAATAETPPRLPELLESGWRLLEEVDASTEPSSGAPALQDKVRRGLDLLQQAARGVAQLDLFSQNEDLEEIASADLKYLLLPALLGALTMKQVNLSKRLEHVQSARAHFMDFLKLCKNYQIGKFHLPPMPESPNENEPRESTSGAGPAGRQSSLVAMASSRQAKIERYKQKKEVENRLASMKAFLESGQAEEEQIREFYMLQIQKWITTSLEEIESIDQEMVILRGRNALKQASAPPQTSQHPRTAMKPFILTRDAMQAKVLGAGYPSLATMTVNDWYEQRCKQGIMPDKGNPLTAAANLSEEELQKEQQEKKVEEDDEETLQKIRAWDDWKDTHPKGYGNRKNMG; encoded by the exons ATGGCGGCGGCAACAGCAGAGACGCCACCGCGTCTCCCCGAACTGCTGGAATCGGGCTGGCGGCTCCTGGAGGAGGTGGACGCCAGCACGGAGCCCTCCTCGGGGGCCCCGGCGCTCCAGGACAAGGTCCGGCGGGGGCTCGACCTCCTGCAGCAGGCAGCCCGCGGCGTAGCGCAGCTCGACCTCTTCAG CCAAAATGAAGACCTGGAGGAGATTGCATCTGCTGACCTGAAGTATCTGCTGCTACCTGCTTTGTTGGGAGCCCTCACCATGAAACAAGTCAATCTCAGCAAGCGACTGGAGCATGTGCAGAGTGCTCGTGCCCACTTCATGGACTTCCTGAAGCTCTGCAAGAACTACCAGATTGGCAAGTTCCACCTTCCACCAATGCCAGAGAGTCCTAATGAAAATGAGCCTAGAGAGAGTACTTCCGGGGCTGGCCCAGCTGGCAGACAGTCCAGTCTCGTGGCCATGGCATCTAGTAGACAAGCAAAAATTGAAAG ATACAAGCAGAAGAAGGAGGTGGAGAATAGGTTGGCCTCCATGAAAGCTTTTTTGGAGAGTGGCCAGGCGGAGGAGGAACAGATACGGGAATTCTACATGCTGCAAATCCAGAAGTGGATCACAACGAGCCTGGAGGAAATAGAGAGCATTGACCAGGAAATGGTGATTTTGAGAGGAAGGAATGCACTAAAACAG GCTTCAGCACCTCCTCAAACTTCTCAGCATCCCAGGACTGCAATGAAACCTTTCATTCTCACCCGAGACGCCATGCAGGCTAA GGTGTTAGGAGCTGGCTATCCTAGCCTGGCAACGATGACAGTAAATGATTGGTATGAACAGCGCTGTAAACAGGGCATCATGCCTGACAAAGGCAACCCCCTGACAGCAGCAG CAAATCTTTCTGAAGAGGAGCTGCAGAAAGAGCAGCAGGAGAAGAAGGTGGAAGAGGATGATGAGGAAACTCTACAGAAAATTCGAGCCTGGGATGACTGGAAAGACACACACCCAAAGGGATATGGGAACCGAAAGAACATGGGCTGA
- the IGBP1 gene encoding immunoglobulin-binding protein 1 isoform X2 produces the protein MFQNEDLEEIASADLKYLLLPALLGALTMKQVNLSKRLEHVQSARAHFMDFLKLCKNYQIGKFHLPPMPESPNENEPRESTSGAGPAGRQSSLVAMASSRQAKIERYKQKKEVENRLASMKAFLESGQAEEEQIREFYMLQIQKWITTSLEEIESIDQEMVILRGRNALKQASAPPQTSQHPRTAMKPFILTRDAMQAKVLGAGYPSLATMTVNDWYEQRCKQGIMPDKGNPLTAAANLSEEELQKEQQEKKVEEDDEETLQKIRAWDDWKDTHPKGYGNRKNMG, from the exons ATGTT CCAAAATGAAGACCTGGAGGAGATTGCATCTGCTGACCTGAAGTATCTGCTGCTACCTGCTTTGTTGGGAGCCCTCACCATGAAACAAGTCAATCTCAGCAAGCGACTGGAGCATGTGCAGAGTGCTCGTGCCCACTTCATGGACTTCCTGAAGCTCTGCAAGAACTACCAGATTGGCAAGTTCCACCTTCCACCAATGCCAGAGAGTCCTAATGAAAATGAGCCTAGAGAGAGTACTTCCGGGGCTGGCCCAGCTGGCAGACAGTCCAGTCTCGTGGCCATGGCATCTAGTAGACAAGCAAAAATTGAAAG ATACAAGCAGAAGAAGGAGGTGGAGAATAGGTTGGCCTCCATGAAAGCTTTTTTGGAGAGTGGCCAGGCGGAGGAGGAACAGATACGGGAATTCTACATGCTGCAAATCCAGAAGTGGATCACAACGAGCCTGGAGGAAATAGAGAGCATTGACCAGGAAATGGTGATTTTGAGAGGAAGGAATGCACTAAAACAG GCTTCAGCACCTCCTCAAACTTCTCAGCATCCCAGGACTGCAATGAAACCTTTCATTCTCACCCGAGACGCCATGCAGGCTAA GGTGTTAGGAGCTGGCTATCCTAGCCTGGCAACGATGACAGTAAATGATTGGTATGAACAGCGCTGTAAACAGGGCATCATGCCTGACAAAGGCAACCCCCTGACAGCAGCAG CAAATCTTTCTGAAGAGGAGCTGCAGAAAGAGCAGCAGGAGAAGAAGGTGGAAGAGGATGATGAGGAAACTCTACAGAAAATTCGAGCCTGGGATGACTGGAAAGACACACACCCAAAGGGATATGGGAACCGAAAGAACATGGGCTGA